A genomic window from Pseudomonas alcaligenes includes:
- a CDS encoding RND family transporter codes for MKTRAFTLLSRMLHRPWLMLAILLLITAAAVVAMGRLEINSTPYMIDKSHPSRMADADNKRLFSNTGEQAFVALENPQGNIFNPDSLQRVAELTRAFQAIEMVLPADSDKLRALAEDPRLQADVEAILEGGLTPADQPRLATLKQRLAEAGELSHTQEAWLDSLHTRLVPIRKVRSLVTIENLLTIDEALDVHPLMPRVPTDQAGLDALRAEAMGNPLFLDSLVSRDGSATTIQVEFNIAQDDSPAMLQVYQAIVDITDKVQGDDRIYLSGPPMIAAQTASNMEQDNQTLLPAVLLVILLVLFVSFGRVQGVVVPLLIAVLSLIWTLGLMAACGVKQNIITSIMPVFIISIAVCDAIHFLADYYRNLPPEPDRQARIDTAAHVMRQLFWPMFVTSTTTLGGFLSLAWTDVTFIREFGLFTGIGIFFAWLITIVFLPALLILWRAEAPRHGLLASDRLDRMIATLGRFARYGRRLAFGMLAAILLCGWYVVEHLTVDNQVIGYFEDDSRIRQDDAAINALFGGTTPISVMIESDRADAFKDPAVIQGVARLQEHLRQQPLVGFTYSPADFVKRLHQVTQETFAAEQYRLPADISATLLAQYYLLYENANGRDLFDVVDRRFQNGRVLAILHTDRSSEVGAVMRDALAKAREVLPAGMTVRVSGYGEVLVATTDAVVWGQVSSILLSLALIALMVMAMFRSVRLGFAALLPLLFTLVGIGALMALTGTDLDIGTSIIAAISVGIGIDYAIHVIAAMRRSRGTPEQVTQSALQHSGKPILINTFALGLGFLVLCLSGYQSLVNLGLFISLTMLLAALFALLVLPVFVNAARAAQAEAQLEPANA; via the coding sequence ATGAAGACCCGCGCCTTCACGCTGCTCTCCAGGATGCTGCACCGGCCCTGGCTGATGCTCGCCATCCTGCTGCTGATCACCGCTGCGGCGGTGGTCGCGATGGGGCGCCTTGAGATCAACAGCACGCCCTACATGATCGACAAGAGCCACCCCAGCCGGATGGCCGATGCCGACAACAAACGGCTGTTCTCCAACACCGGCGAGCAGGCCTTCGTCGCCCTGGAAAACCCCCAGGGCAATATCTTCAACCCGGACAGCCTGCAGCGGGTGGCCGAGCTGACCCGTGCCTTCCAGGCCATCGAGATGGTCCTGCCGGCCGACAGCGACAAGCTGCGCGCGCTGGCCGAGGATCCGCGCCTGCAGGCTGATGTCGAGGCCATCCTCGAAGGCGGCCTGACCCCGGCCGACCAGCCGCGCCTGGCCACGCTCAAGCAGCGCCTGGCCGAGGCCGGCGAGCTCAGCCATACCCAGGAAGCCTGGCTGGACAGCCTGCACACGCGCCTGGTGCCGATCCGTAAGGTGCGCAGCCTGGTGACCATCGAGAACCTGCTGACCATCGACGAGGCGCTCGACGTGCATCCGCTGATGCCGCGCGTGCCCACCGACCAGGCCGGGCTCGACGCCCTGCGCGCCGAGGCCATGGGCAACCCGCTGTTCCTCGACAGCCTGGTCTCGCGCGACGGCAGCGCCACCACCATCCAGGTCGAGTTCAACATCGCCCAGGACGACTCGCCGGCCATGCTGCAGGTGTACCAGGCCATCGTCGACATCACCGACAAGGTGCAGGGCGACGATCGCATCTACCTCAGCGGCCCGCCGATGATCGCCGCGCAGACCGCGTCGAACATGGAGCAGGACAACCAGACCCTGCTGCCGGCGGTGCTGCTGGTGATCCTGCTGGTGCTGTTCGTCAGCTTCGGCCGCGTGCAGGGCGTGGTGGTGCCGCTGCTGATCGCCGTGCTGAGCCTGATCTGGACCCTCGGCCTGATGGCCGCCTGCGGGGTGAAGCAGAACATCATCACCTCGATCATGCCGGTGTTCATCATCTCCATCGCGGTATGCGACGCCATCCACTTCCTTGCCGACTACTACCGCAACCTGCCGCCCGAACCGGATCGCCAGGCACGCATCGATACGGCTGCGCACGTGATGCGACAGCTGTTCTGGCCGATGTTCGTGACCTCCACGACCACCCTGGGAGGGTTCCTCTCGCTGGCCTGGACCGATGTCACCTTCATTCGCGAGTTCGGCCTGTTCACCGGGATCGGCATCTTCTTCGCCTGGCTGATCACCATCGTCTTCCTGCCGGCGCTGCTGATCCTCTGGCGGGCCGAGGCCCCGCGCCACGGCCTGCTGGCCAGCGACCGCCTGGACCGCATGATCGCGACCCTCGGCCGCTTCGCCCGCTACGGCAGGCGCCTGGCCTTCGGCATGCTGGCGGCCATCCTGCTGTGTGGCTGGTACGTGGTCGAACACCTGACCGTGGACAACCAGGTGATCGGCTACTTCGAGGACGATAGCCGCATCCGTCAGGACGACGCGGCGATCAACGCCCTGTTCGGCGGCACCACGCCGATCAGCGTGATGATCGAAAGCGACAGGGCCGACGCCTTCAAGGATCCGGCGGTGATCCAGGGCGTGGCCAGGCTGCAGGAACACCTGCGCCAGCAGCCGCTGGTCGGCTTCACCTATTCGCCGGCCGACTTCGTCAAGCGCCTGCACCAGGTGACCCAGGAAACCTTCGCCGCCGAGCAGTACCGCCTGCCGGCCGACATCAGCGCGACCCTGCTGGCGCAGTACTACCTGCTCTACGAGAACGCCAATGGTCGCGACCTGTTCGACGTGGTCGACCGTCGCTTCCAGAACGGCCGGGTGCTGGCGATCCTGCATACCGATCGCTCTTCCGAGGTCGGTGCGGTGATGCGCGATGCCCTGGCCAAGGCCCGCGAGGTGCTGCCGGCCGGCATGACCGTGCGCGTGTCCGGCTATGGCGAGGTGCTGGTAGCCACCACCGATGCGGTGGTGTGGGGGCAGGTCAGCAGCATCCTGTTGTCGCTGGCGCTGATCGCGCTGATGGTCATGGCCATGTTCCGCTCGGTGCGCCTGGGCTTCGCTGCGCTGCTGCCGCTGCTCTTCACCCTGGTGGGCATCGGCGCGCTGATGGCGCTGACCGGCACCGACCTGGATATCGGCACCTCGATCATCGCGGCGATTTCCGTGGGTATCGGTATCGACTATGCCATCCACGTGATCGCCGCGATGCGGCGCAGCCGGGGTACGCCGGAGCAGGTGACCCAGTCGGCATTGCAGCACAGCGGCAAGCCGATCCTGATCAACACCTTCGCGCTGGGCCTGGGTTTCCTGGTGCTGTGCCTGTCGGGCTACCAGTCGCTGGTCAACCTGGGGCTCTTCATCTCCCTGACCATGCTGCTGGCCGCACTGTTCGCCTTGCTGGTACTGCCGGTCTTCGTCAATGCCGCCCGGGCGGCACAGGCCGAGGCGCAGCTGGAGCCGGCCAATGCGTAA
- a CDS encoding acyl-CoA dehydrogenase family protein produces the protein MNGIWNEQQQAIREHYLRVGRELVRPTSAQRDQELGFDRELWRALGSSGLFGVHMPERFGGQGLGVWEFSAALEGFSEGCQDMGVLVSFVAQVALVQAALLSYGSETQLQRWLPPLISGEKIGCFAITEQGCGSDVRSLKLAASRDGAGYRLNGMKWNITNAPVADICMTFARLEEAGPNAISCFITETAAPGLVQSAPFELMGNRGTPIGSLTFNDVALAADSLVGSEGQGLRVLYFGFLVERIFTGVSIVGCMQPVIDECLQYSLKREAFGRPISDNQYVQGHIVQAYTQLELLRSVVVRGLAALEKGQDCSTLASIIKMLASEAMHEACLNAMRIHGNYGYRRDFHFERLLRDSIGLFFAGGTSEIHKTVIWANLVAEAQNRSKAKDDLRLDAYTGAGAAA, from the coding sequence ATGAACGGTATCTGGAACGAACAACAGCAGGCGATTCGCGAACACTACCTGCGGGTCGGCCGCGAACTGGTGCGCCCGACCTCGGCCCAGCGTGATCAGGAACTGGGTTTCGACCGCGAGCTGTGGCGCGCCCTGGGCAGCAGTGGCCTGTTCGGCGTACACATGCCCGAGCGCTTCGGCGGCCAGGGCCTCGGCGTGTGGGAATTCTCCGCGGCGCTGGAGGGGTTCTCCGAGGGCTGCCAGGACATGGGCGTGCTGGTCTCCTTCGTCGCCCAGGTGGCGCTGGTGCAGGCCGCGCTGCTCAGCTACGGCAGTGAGACGCAGCTGCAGCGCTGGCTACCGCCGCTGATCAGCGGCGAGAAGATCGGCTGCTTCGCCATCACCGAGCAGGGCTGCGGCTCCGACGTGCGCTCGCTGAAGCTGGCGGCCAGCCGCGATGGTGCCGGCTACCGCCTCAACGGCATGAAGTGGAACATCACCAACGCCCCGGTGGCCGACATCTGCATGACCTTCGCCCGTCTCGAGGAGGCCGGCCCCAACGCCATTTCCTGCTTCATCACCGAGACGGCCGCCCCCGGCCTGGTGCAGTCCGCGCCGTTCGAGCTGATGGGCAACCGCGGCACGCCGATCGGCAGCCTGACCTTCAATGACGTGGCGCTGGCCGCCGACAGCCTGGTCGGCAGCGAAGGCCAGGGCCTGCGCGTGCTGTACTTCGGCTTCCTGGTCGAGCGCATCTTCACCGGCGTGTCCATCGTCGGCTGCATGCAGCCGGTGATCGACGAGTGCCTGCAGTACAGCCTCAAGCGCGAGGCCTTCGGCCGGCCGATCAGCGACAACCAGTACGTCCAGGGCCACATCGTGCAGGCCTACACCCAGCTGGAGCTGTTGCGCAGCGTGGTGGTGCGCGGCCTCGCCGCCCTGGAGAAAGGGCAGGACTGCTCGACCCTGGCCTCGATCATCAAGATGCTGGCCAGCGAGGCGATGCACGAGGCCTGCCTGAATGCCATGCGCATCCACGGCAACTACGGCTACCGCCGCGACTTCCACTTCGAGCGCCTGCTGCGTGATTCCATCGGCCTGTTCTTCGCCGGCGGCACCAGCGAGATCCACAAGACGGTGATCTGGGCCAACCTGGTGGCCGAGGCGCAGAACCGCAGCAAGGCCAAGGACGACCTGCGCCTGGACGCCTATACCGGCGCAGGAGCCGCCGCATGA
- a CDS encoding ThiF family adenylyltransferase, producing the protein MTHPQPPLDHDQFYRELTLRNAGFISSDDQCGLREAVILIAGCGSTGGSVIELLVRSGAEHLILADNGSYELNNANRQNMVASDVGRAKVEVFAERVRQINPYIKLELHGHGVTPDNVEAMVAQADVVVDAIDVTGRAGLEMKFLLHRICQRQYKPVVCGYDMAAAQYIPVFDYRNPDLQVLDNQLSAEQVATLDPMQACSFLVPVECVPLEMYAELDRHLAGKDYTSQLGIAAHLFGTLATALVLDLVNDRPVRDAIYVDVWELTRRRDAQAEREHQQQLEQGRQALAQWRQLPPERPDAFFLERSVKHYQAPLLAGLQGYQQFCIDRRAGIATYAIPNYQLDNKLTRQLLRFAFVHYAKVGFINPQVAALRQLHAEPLEHLAQEDVHIVLVRDSDQQLLAYSTLKAPIARGKRFDDEQRPAFGVETAFGRDLYAQIGELQDLPVEQVREIGRVTKAQVGDPVLEAKAGMLLLSAYGRLLCRADSGVAAMVGDGERQVTLRNLSFFGFRPQIMPARTACIPAEHLYANRYQGREVHPFWLRLDAIDHQRVAQIEALIKLEGDEFLSRLRDAKQQNTLHIGA; encoded by the coding sequence ATGACCCATCCACAGCCTCCCCTGGATCACGACCAGTTCTACCGCGAACTCACCCTGCGCAATGCCGGGTTCATCAGCAGCGACGACCAGTGCGGCCTGCGCGAGGCGGTGATTCTCATCGCCGGCTGCGGTTCCACCGGCGGCAGCGTGATCGAGCTCCTGGTGCGCAGTGGCGCCGAACACCTGATCCTCGCCGACAACGGCAGCTACGAGCTGAACAACGCCAACCGGCAGAACATGGTGGCTAGCGACGTCGGTCGGGCCAAGGTCGAGGTATTCGCCGAGCGCGTGCGGCAGATCAACCCCTATATCAAGCTGGAGCTGCACGGCCATGGCGTCACCCCGGACAACGTCGAGGCCATGGTCGCCCAGGCCGACGTGGTGGTGGACGCCATCGACGTCACCGGCCGCGCCGGCCTGGAGATGAAGTTCCTCCTGCACCGCATCTGCCAGCGCCAGTACAAGCCGGTGGTCTGCGGTTACGACATGGCCGCCGCGCAGTACATTCCGGTGTTCGACTACCGCAACCCGGACCTGCAGGTGCTGGACAACCAGCTGAGCGCCGAGCAGGTGGCCACCCTCGATCCGATGCAGGCCTGCAGCTTCCTGGTGCCGGTGGAATGCGTGCCGCTGGAGATGTACGCCGAGCTCGACCGCCACTTGGCCGGCAAGGACTACACCTCGCAGCTGGGTATCGCCGCCCACCTGTTCGGCACCCTGGCCACCGCGCTGGTGCTCGACCTGGTCAATGATCGCCCGGTGCGCGATGCCATCTATGTCGACGTCTGGGAACTGACCCGGCGCCGCGACGCCCAGGCTGAACGCGAGCACCAGCAGCAGCTGGAGCAGGGGCGCCAGGCCCTGGCGCAGTGGCGCCAGCTGCCGCCGGAGCGACCCGATGCGTTCTTCCTCGAACGCTCGGTGAAGCACTACCAGGCGCCACTGCTGGCCGGCCTGCAGGGCTACCAGCAGTTCTGCATCGACCGCCGCGCCGGCATCGCCACCTATGCCATTCCCAACTACCAGCTGGACAACAAGCTGACCCGCCAGCTGCTGCGCTTTGCCTTCGTCCATTACGCCAAGGTCGGCTTCATCAACCCGCAGGTGGCGGCGCTGCGCCAACTGCATGCCGAGCCGCTGGAGCACCTGGCCCAGGAGGACGTGCATATCGTCCTGGTACGCGACAGCGACCAGCAGCTGCTGGCCTATTCCACCCTCAAGGCGCCGATCGCCCGCGGCAAGCGCTTCGACGACGAGCAGCGCCCGGCCTTCGGCGTGGAGACCGCCTTCGGTCGGGACCTCTACGCGCAGATCGGCGAGCTGCAGGACCTGCCGGTGGAACAAGTGCGCGAGATCGGCCGGGTGACCAAGGCCCAGGTCGGCGACCCGGTGCTCGAGGCCAAGGCCGGCATGCTCTTGCTCAGCGCCTACGGCCGCCTGCTGTGCCGCGCCGACAGTGGTGTGGCGGCGATGGTCGGCGACGGCGAACGCCAGGTGACCCTGCGCAACCTCAGCTTCTTCGGCTTCCGCCCGCAGATCATGCCGGCGCGTACCGCCTGCATCCCCGCCGAACACCTCTACGCCAACCGCTACCAGGGCCGCGAGGTGCATCCCTTCTGGCTGCGCCTGGACGCCATCGACCACCAACGGGTGGCGCAGATCGAGGCGCTGATCAAGCTCGAGGGCGACGAATTCCTTTCCCGGCTGCGCGACGCCAAGCAGCAGAACACCCTGCACATAGGAGCATGA
- a CDS encoding PAS domain S-box protein, translating into MRAAELIDLLKQYDPDTDIPVAYTDAEFGAQPGLQVASCYSTGDTRCYQNLVEQAQEGLVVLDPFGRVTYMNPFMQQFLGYAPTEVLGRPLAQVISADLVEVVLMQRRQGPSAERYPMRIQAGDGQVRWVQMSAAPIPSADGSDRGSLLTITDISHRESHADKLGDQESLGQKVWRISEQLDSLRSLRMNLLAELAALQDSPRIAATPYWHQQRYLYLVRPQKDGKRVREYIGAQPERISEALAAVRREQRYQEVCRELQDMEEKIRTSTFKLDSFLWELARVPQDLHKLVS; encoded by the coding sequence ATGCGCGCTGCCGAGCTGATCGATCTGCTCAAGCAATACGATCCGGACACGGATATCCCGGTGGCCTACACCGACGCCGAGTTCGGTGCGCAGCCCGGGCTGCAGGTCGCCAGCTGCTATAGCACCGGCGACACGCGCTGCTACCAGAACCTGGTAGAGCAGGCTCAGGAAGGACTGGTAGTGCTCGATCCCTTCGGCCGCGTCACCTACATGAACCCCTTCATGCAGCAGTTCCTCGGCTATGCCCCGACCGAGGTGCTGGGCCGGCCGCTGGCCCAGGTGATCAGTGCCGACCTGGTCGAGGTGGTGTTGATGCAGCGCCGCCAGGGGCCCTCTGCCGAGCGCTATCCGATGCGTATCCAGGCCGGTGATGGGCAAGTGCGCTGGGTGCAGATGAGCGCCGCCCCCATCCCGAGCGCCGACGGCAGCGATCGCGGCAGCCTGCTGACCATCACCGACATTTCCCACCGCGAGAGCCATGCCGACAAGCTCGGCGACCAGGAGAGCCTGGGGCAGAAGGTCTGGCGCATCTCCGAGCAGCTGGACAGCCTCAGGTCCCTGCGCATGAACCTGCTGGCCGAGCTCGCGGCCCTGCAGGATTCGCCGCGCATCGCCGCCACCCCCTACTGGCATCAGCAGCGCTATCTCTACCTGGTGCGTCCGCAGAAGGATGGCAAGCGCGTGCGCGAGTACATCGGCGCACAGCCGGAGCGGATCAGCGAGGCGCTGGCCGCCGTACGCCGCGAGCAGCGCTACCAGGAGGTATGCCGTGAACTGCAGGACATGGAGGAGAAGATCCGTACTTCCACCTTCAAGCTCGACAGCTTTCTCTGGGAGCTGGCCAGGGTGCCGCAGGATCTGCACAAACTGGTGAGCTAG
- a CDS encoding NUDIX domain-containing protein: protein MSQADVELIQRETCFQGFYRLDRLHLRHRQFAGGMGPQLSRELFVRHDAVCVLPYDPQRDAVVLVEQFRVGALDKSSNPWLLELVAGLIDPGEQPEDVAHREAEEEAGLQLTALWPITQYYPSPGGSDERVHLYVGRCDSLGVGGVHGLAEEGEDIRVHVWPLEDALQAVKDGRIDNAASIIALQWLALNRAEVRGLWS from the coding sequence ATGTCACAGGCCGATGTCGAGCTGATCCAGCGGGAGACCTGCTTTCAGGGCTTCTACCGCCTGGACCGCCTGCACCTGCGCCATCGCCAGTTCGCCGGCGGCATGGGCCCGCAGCTGAGCCGCGAACTGTTCGTGCGCCACGATGCGGTCTGCGTGCTGCCCTATGACCCGCAGCGCGACGCCGTGGTGCTGGTGGAGCAGTTCCGCGTCGGTGCCCTGGACAAGAGCAGCAACCCCTGGCTGCTGGAGCTGGTGGCCGGGCTGATCGACCCGGGCGAGCAGCCCGAGGACGTCGCCCACCGCGAAGCCGAGGAAGAAGCCGGCCTGCAGCTGACCGCGCTGTGGCCGATCACCCAGTACTATCCCTCCCCTGGCGGCTCGGACGAGCGCGTGCACCTCTATGTCGGCCGCTGCGACAGCCTGGGAGTCGGCGGCGTGCATGGCCTGGCCGAGGAAGGCGAGGACATCCGCGTGCATGTCTGGCCGCTGGAGGACGCCCTGCAGGCGGTGAAGGACGGCCGTATCGACAACGCCGCCAGCATCATCGCCCTGCAGTGGCTGGCACTGAACCGCGCCGAAGTGCGAGGGCTGTGGTCATGA
- a CDS encoding DUF1249 domain-containing protein: protein MVMNLLRERYRVDLVELQAACEANYARLLRLLPDMREAQGERRVALSQGDLLLGVLLIRVTENCPYTTTLEVRQEHSLPWLPVPRLEVRAYHDARMAEVIGAENARRFRGIYPYPNAAMHQPDEKTQLNLFLGEWLSHCIACGHELIPVL from the coding sequence GTGGTCATGAACCTGCTGCGCGAGCGCTACCGGGTCGACCTGGTCGAGCTGCAGGCCGCTTGCGAAGCCAACTACGCGCGCCTGCTGCGCCTACTGCCGGACATGCGCGAGGCACAGGGCGAGCGACGCGTGGCCCTGAGCCAGGGCGACCTGCTGCTCGGCGTGCTGCTGATCCGCGTCACCGAGAACTGCCCCTACACCACCACCCTGGAAGTGCGCCAGGAGCACAGCCTGCCCTGGCTGCCGGTGCCGCGCCTGGAAGTGCGTGCCTACCACGACGCGCGCATGGCCGAAGTGATAGGCGCGGAAAATGCCCGGCGTTTCCGCGGCATCTACCCCTACCCCAACGCGGCCATGCACCAGCCGGACGAGAAGACCCAGCTCAACCTGTTCCTCGGCGAGTGGCTGAGCCACTGCATCGCCTGCGGTCACGAGCTGATACCCGTCCTGTGA
- the cpdA gene encoding 3',5'-cyclic-AMP phosphodiesterase — MSRPSSLASDRPVLLVQLSDSHLFAEEDGKLLGMNTRDSLEKVIARVQAEQPQIDLILASGDLSQDGSLVSYQRFRDLSAQLNAPARWFPGNHDELPAMRAACNGSDLLQPIMDLGHWRITLLDSSIPGAVPGYLADDQLQLLERALSEAPERHHLVCFHHHPVSIGCRWMEPIGLRNPEALFAVLERHTQVRAVLWGHIHQEFDQQRGGIRLLASPSTCVQFAPGSEEFQVDTTAPGYRWLRLHADGRLETGVSRVTGIHFEVDYSVKGY, encoded by the coding sequence TTGTCGCGCCCGTCGTCTCTTGCCTCCGATCGCCCGGTGCTGCTGGTGCAGCTCTCGGACAGTCACCTATTTGCCGAGGAAGACGGCAAGCTGCTGGGCATGAACACTCGCGACAGCCTGGAGAAGGTCATCGCGCGGGTGCAGGCGGAACAGCCGCAGATCGACCTGATCCTCGCCAGCGGCGACCTCTCGCAGGACGGCAGCCTGGTCTCCTACCAACGCTTCCGCGACCTCAGCGCGCAGCTCAACGCGCCGGCCCGCTGGTTCCCCGGCAACCATGACGAACTGCCAGCCATGCGCGCCGCCTGCAACGGCAGCGACCTGCTGCAACCGATCATGGACCTGGGCCACTGGCGCATCACCCTGCTCGACTCCTCGATCCCCGGTGCGGTGCCGGGCTACCTGGCCGACGACCAGCTCCAGCTGCTGGAGCGCGCCCTGAGCGAAGCCCCCGAACGCCACCACCTGGTGTGCTTCCACCACCACCCGGTCTCCATCGGCTGCCGCTGGATGGAGCCGATCGGCCTGCGCAATCCGGAAGCCCTGTTCGCCGTGCTGGAGCGCCACACGCAGGTGCGCGCGGTGCTCTGGGGGCATATCCACCAGGAGTTCGACCAGCAGCGCGGCGGCATTCGCCTGCTCGCCTCGCCCTCGACCTGTGTGCAGTTCGCCCCCGGCAGCGAGGAATTCCAGGTCGACACCACGGCGCCCGGCTACCGCTGGCTGCGCCTGCACGCCGACGGGCGGCTGGAGACCGGCGTGTCGCGGGTCACCGGCATCCACTTCGAAGTCGACTACAGCGTCAAAGGCTACTAA
- a CDS encoding YqiA/YcfP family alpha/beta fold hydrolase, which yields MNPSILYIHGLNSSPASTKASQLLRVAEHCGIARQLRVPALHHHPRQAMLQLQAAIAELGRPLLVGSSLGGFYATYLAEQHGLDALLINPAVRPHRLFGGKEELQTNYYSGETWLLTHDHVAALAELEVPEPRDARRYRVWLQTADETLDYRQAEAYYRGCTLDIQPGGDHSYQGFAQRIPEILALAGFAPALWADFDFSTL from the coding sequence ATGAATCCCAGCATCCTCTATATCCACGGCCTCAACAGTTCGCCGGCCTCGACCAAGGCCAGCCAGCTGCTCCGGGTCGCCGAACACTGCGGCATCGCCCGCCAGCTGCGCGTGCCGGCCCTGCACCATCATCCGCGCCAGGCCATGCTCCAGCTGCAGGCGGCCATCGCCGAGCTGGGCCGGCCACTGCTGGTCGGCAGCTCTCTGGGCGGTTTCTACGCCACCTACCTCGCCGAGCAGCATGGCCTCGATGCCCTGCTGATCAACCCGGCGGTGCGCCCACACCGGCTGTTCGGCGGCAAGGAAGAGCTGCAGACCAACTACTACAGCGGCGAAACCTGGCTGCTGACCCACGATCACGTCGCCGCCCTGGCCGAGCTGGAAGTGCCCGAGCCGCGTGATGCCCGGCGCTACCGGGTGTGGCTGCAGACCGCCGACGAGACACTGGACTACCGCCAGGCCGAGGCCTATTACCGGGGCTGCACGCTGGACATCCAGCCAGGCGGCGACCACAGCTACCAGGGCTTCGCCCAGCGTATCCCGGAAATCCTCGCGCTGGCCGGCTTCGCTCCGGCCCTGTGGGCCGATTTCGACTTTTCCACCCTTTGA
- the parE gene encoding DNA topoisomerase IV subunit B has protein sequence MAQQNAYNADAIEVLSGLDPVRKRPGMYTDTSRPNHLAQEVIDNSVDEALAGHASAIQVILHDDNSLEVIDDGRGMPVDIHPEEGIPGVELILTKLHAGGKFSNKNYQFSGGLHGVGISVVNALSNQVEVKVKRDGSEYRMTFADGFKASDLEVIGTVGKRNTGTSVRFWPDPQYFDSPKFSISRLKHVLKAKAVLCPGLEVTFSDKSNGETTRWYYEDGLRSYLTDAVSEHVRLPEEPFCGSLAGNKEAVDWALLWLPEGGESLQESYVNLIPTAQGGTHVNGLRQGLLDAMREFCEFRNLLPRGVKLAPEDVWERIAFVLSMKMQEAQFSGQTKERLSSREAAAFVSGVVKDAFSLWLNAHPETGLALAELAISNAGRRLKAGKKVERKKITQGPALPGKLADCAGQDPMRSELFLVEGDSAGGSAKQARDKEFQAIMPLRGKILNTWEVDGGEVLASQEVHDIAVAIGIDPGSADLSQLRYGKICILADADSDGLHIATLLCALFVRHFRPLVEAGHVYVAMPPLYRIDLGKEVYYALDEAERDGILERLTAEKKRGKPQVTRFKGLGEMNPLQLRETTMDPNTRRLVQLGLDDFQATHEMMDMLLAKKRAGDRKSWLETKGNLAEVLA, from the coding sequence ATGGCCCAGCAGAACGCCTACAACGCCGATGCCATCGAAGTACTGTCCGGTCTGGACCCGGTGCGCAAGCGCCCGGGCATGTACACCGACACGTCGCGGCCCAACCACCTGGCCCAGGAAGTCATCGACAACAGCGTCGACGAGGCGCTGGCCGGCCACGCCAGCGCGATCCAGGTGATCCTCCACGACGACAACTCGCTGGAAGTGATCGACGACGGCCGCGGCATGCCGGTGGACATCCACCCGGAAGAGGGCATTCCCGGCGTCGAGCTGATCCTCACCAAGCTGCACGCCGGCGGCAAGTTCTCCAACAAGAACTACCAGTTCTCCGGTGGCCTGCATGGTGTCGGCATTTCGGTGGTCAACGCGCTGTCCAATCAGGTCGAGGTCAAGGTCAAGCGCGACGGCAGCGAGTACCGCATGACCTTCGCCGACGGCTTCAAGGCCAGCGACCTGGAAGTGATAGGCACGGTCGGCAAGCGCAACACCGGCACCAGCGTGCGCTTCTGGCCCGACCCGCAGTACTTCGACTCGCCGAAGTTCTCCATCAGCCGGCTGAAACATGTACTGAAGGCCAAGGCCGTGCTCTGCCCCGGCCTGGAAGTCACCTTCAGCGACAAAAGCAATGGCGAGACCACCCGCTGGTACTACGAGGACGGCCTGCGCTCCTACCTCACCGACGCGGTCAGCGAGCACGTGCGCCTGCCCGAGGAACCCTTCTGCGGCTCGCTGGCCGGCAACAAGGAGGCGGTCGACTGGGCCCTGCTGTGGCTGCCGGAAGGCGGTGAGTCGCTGCAGGAGAGCTACGTCAACCTGATCCCCACCGCCCAGGGCGGCACCCACGTCAACGGCCTGCGCCAGGGCCTGCTGGACGCCATGCGCGAGTTCTGCGAGTTCCGCAACCTGCTGCCGCGCGGGGTCAAGCTCGCGCCGGAAGACGTCTGGGAACGCATCGCCTTCGTCCTCTCGATGAAGATGCAGGAGGCGCAGTTCTCCGGCCAGACCAAGGAGCGCCTGTCCTCCCGTGAGGCAGCCGCCTTCGTCTCCGGCGTGGTCAAGGACGCCTTCAGCCTGTGGCTCAACGCTCATCCCGAAACCGGTCTGGCCCTGGCCGAGCTGGCCATCAGCAACGCCGGGCGCCGCCTCAAGGCCGGCAAGAAGGTCGAGCGCAAGAAGATCACCCAGGGCCCGGCGCTGCCCGGCAAGCTGGCCGACTGCGCGGGGCAGGACCCGATGCGCTCCGAACTGTTCCTGGTCGAGGGCGACTCCGCCGGCGGCTCGGCCAAGCAGGCGCGCGACAAGGAGTTCCAGGCCATCATGCCGCTGCGCGGCAAGATCCTGAACACCTGGGAAGTGGACGGCGGCGAGGTGCTGGCCAGCCAGGAAGTGCACGACATCGCGGTGGCCATCGGCATCGACCCGGGCTCGGCCGACCTGTCGCAGCTGCGCTACGGCAAGATCTGCATCCTCGCCGACGCCGACTCCGACGGCCTGCACATCGCCACCCTGCTTTGTGCATTGTTCGTCCGCCACTTCCGCCCGCTGGTGGAGGCCGGCCACGTCTACGTGGCGATGCCGCCGCTGTACCGCATCGACCTGGGCAAGGAGGTCTACTACGCCCTCGACGAGGCCGAGCGCGACGGCATCCTGGAACGCCTGACCGCCGAGAAGAAGCGCGGCAAGCCGCAGGTCACCCGCTTCAAGGGCCTCGGCGAGATGAACCCGCTGCAGCTGCGCGAAACCACCATGGACCCCAACACCCGGCGTCTGGTGCAGCTGGGTCTGGACGACTTCCAGGCCACCCACGAGATGATGGACATGCTGCTGGCGAAGAAACGCGCCGGCGACCGCAAGAGCTGGCTGGAAACCAAGGGCAACCTGGCCGAGGTCCTGGCGTGA